The Chitinophagales bacterium region GCGTAATGGGTAGAGCCACACAAGGTGTTAGAATCATTAAACTGGGCGAAAACGATGAAATTGCCGCTATTGCTAAAATTACCAACGGAAAAATTTTGGCACAGCAACAAGAAGAGCGCGACCGCTTAGAGCAAGAAGCAAGCGAAAATACCGATACCCAGCAAGACACAGAGAACAACAGCGAAGTAGCTGAATAATTTTACAGCAAAAGAAGTGATAAAACCGATGAACAAACACAACTGTTCATCGGTTTTTTTGTAAACAAAAAGTAATGGTAGAAATATATACAGATGGAGCAGCAAGAGGCAATCCGGGGCCGGGTGGCTACGGAGTTATTTTAAAATACGGCAAACACGAAAAAGAGTTATCACAAGGCTTTCGCCTCACCACCAATAACAGGATGGAGCTTATGGCTGTAATAGAAGGACTAAAAGCATTAAAGGTAGATGGGCTAACCGTACACATTACATCCGACTCTAAATATGTAGTAGATTCTGTTGAAAAAGGATGGGTTTTTGGTTGGGAAAAAAAAGGATTTGCACAAAAGAAAAATCCCGATTTATGGCGCCAATTCTTACTGTATTACCGAAAACACAAAGTAAAGTTTCATTGGATAAAAGGGCATAACCTACACCCGTTTAACGAGCGCTGCGATGTACTCGCAACCACAGCCGCCCAATCAAAAAACCTGCTAATAGACTCCTATTTCGAAAACAATAGAAACGAAGAAGTATAAATACTGCGCTTATTATGGATGAAATTATTCGAAATATAAACAACATTCAACAGCGAATCACCGCGGCTTGTAAAGAATATAACCGAAATCCCGATTCTGTAAAACTCCTTTTAGCAACTAAAACAGTTTCGCCCGATAGAATAAAAATTGCGCTACAAAACGGGCAAACACTTATTGCCGAAAACAAAGTACAGGAACTAAAAGAAAAATTTGAATCCTTAAAAAACACACCTCATACCAATCATTTTATTGGCCACGTACAAACCAATAAAATAAAGGATATCCTCAAATGCAATGTTGCCTGTATTCAATCGGTAGATAGAATAGAACTTGCAGAAAAACTGCACCAACGCCTGCTTCAAGAAAATAAATCAATAGAAATTTTAGTACAGATAAACACATCCAACGAGCCTAGCAAATTTGGTGCAAACCCTGCCGATGCCACATCTTTAGTAAGGCAAATTGCCGCATTCAATACTTTAAAGATTAAAGGACTTATGACCATCGGTCTTTTTAGTGCAGAAAGCCATAAAGTAAGAGCCTGCTTTAAGTTGCTGAAAAATATTCAACAAGAAATTACAGCATTAAACATTCCGAACGTAGCCATGCAAGAATTATCCATGGGCATGAGCAACGATTTAGAGATTGCCATTGCCGAAGGTGCTACAATAATTCGTGTAGGCACTGCCATTTTCGGGCAGCGTGCATTGCCCGATAGTTATTACTGGAACGAAAACAAATAAACTATTTCATTGCCATAGTAGCTTTTATGGCTCTCTGCCATACAGCATACTTTGCTTCGCGCTCTGTTGGCTTTAAAAGCGGCTTAAAACTAGCACTCGATTGCCACTGCTTGGCAATTTCACTCTTCTTAAAAAAACCTACAGCTAATCCTGCCAAATAAGCTGCACCCAGTGCAGTAGTTTCGGTTATCTTAGGCCTATCTACCGGAGTTCCCAACACATCGCTTTGAAACTGCATTAAAAAATCGTTGTTGCTGGCGCCACCATCTACTCTAAGCGATTTTAACTTAACACCTGAATCCTTTTCCATTGCATTAAGCACATCGCGCGTTTGGTATGCTAGCGACTCCAAAGTAGCTCGCACTAAATGCGACTTTGTAGTACCGCGCGTTAATCCAAAAATGGCCCCTCGTGCATACATATCCCAATATGGTGCTCCCAACCCTGCAAATGCGGGCACTACCACTACTCCATCGTTACTATCTACACTACGCGCATGGTATTCGCTTTCCGGTGCGCTATCTATTAGTTTTAAACCATCGCGCAGCCATTGTATGGCAGCTCCGGCAATAAACACACTTCCTTCTAAGGCATATTCTACTTTTCCATTTAAACTCCATGCAATGGTTGTAATAAGCCCTTGTTTGCTCTTCACAAACTTAGCGCCTGTATTCATAAGCAAAAAGCAACCTGTTCCATATGTATTTTTTGCCATGCCTTCATTAAAGCAAGCCTGCCCAAAAAGTGCAGCCTGTTGATCGCCAGCAATACCGCTTACCGGAATTTGTTTTCCCTCAAAAAGAAAAGAATCTGTTAAGCCAAAAAACTTACTGCTATCCATTACTTCGGGCAACATAATGCGTGGGATATTGAATAATTCCAGCAACTTATTATCCCACTGTAGCTTTTTGATATTAAACAGCATGGTACGCGATGCATTGCTATAATCGGTGGCATGTGTTATGCCGCCAGTAAGTTTCCATAGCAACCATGTATCTACCGTACCAAAAAGAAGTTCTCCATTTTCTGCCCGCTTGCGAGCATTCTTTACATTGTCTAGAATCCACTTCAACTTACTACCGCTAAAATAGGCATCTACAACCAAGCCGGTATTATCGGCAATATATTTTTCGTGCCCCTTCTTCTTCAACTCCTCGCAAAACGGAGCTGTTCTCCTATCTTGCCACACAATGGCATTGTGAATAGGCTGCCCTGTTTTTTTATCCCAAACAATGGTTGTTTCGCGCTGGTTGGTAATGCCAATCGCTGCAATCTGCGATGGCGAAATTCCAAGCTTCTTTATTACCTCATTGGCAGTATAAATTTGCGAATCCCAAATTTCTATTGGGTCATGCTCCACCCAACCCGGTTGCGGAAAAATTTGCGAGAACTCTTTTTGTGATGTAGCCACCGCATTACCTGCTCCATCAAACAATATACTTCTCGAAGAGGTAGTGCCTTGGTCGAGCGCGAGTATAAATTGTTGCCTGCTCATTGGTATAACCTATTTTTACTTGTCGAAAATAAGTTTTCAAACAACTAAATAAAGTGCTGTGCGAAAATTATTCCCCAAAAATAAAAGCGCCTGAACTGTCGCACAATGTACACCTTGGGGCACTATGCCACCCATCGCCATTACAAAAGGTGTGAAATTGTTTTGGGGAAGTTTTTGTAATTAAGAAATTTGCACGCAGTACATGCTGGAAACTGTTGGTAATCTTTATGTTCGAGCTAAAATTCAATGGCTACAAAAATTGCGAAAGCTAGCATTGGAATGCCAACAGAATGAATTTAAGCACTTAATTCAGGAACACAAAAACACAGCTTATTTAAAGCCGTTTAACTTATCGGGCAGCTACAGCAATTTTGCACAAAAAGTCCCCATTGCCACTTACGAAACGCTAAAGCCATTTATTCAAAGAACCATGCTGGGAGAGCAAAATGTTTTATGTAGCGATCCTATTTGGCATTTTGCAAAATCGAGCGGCACCACCGATGTAAGTAAGTTTATTCCCGTAAGCAGCGCAGCCATGTTTAAAGGACATTTTTTAGCTAGTCGCCACTTATTGGCTTCTTATTTTGAGCGATTCCCCAACAATAGAATATTTAGTGGCAAGCACTTGGTAATTAGCGGCTCGGTACAAGCCATTGCAGGAAACAAAAAAGCCATTTGCGGAGATGTTTCAGCATTGCTTACCAAGCAAATTCCGGCATGGATTCAAAAACTGCGCACACCCGATTTGCACACAGCACTACTTGCCAATTGGGATGAAAAGTTACAAGCCATTGCACAGCAAACTTTTCAGCAAAATGTAACCGGAATGAGCGGTGTGCCATCGTGGTCTTTAGAATTGCTGAAAGCGATTGTACATACTGCCCATAAAAAAAACATAGCAGATGTGTGGCCTCATTTTGAGTTGTATATTCACGGAGGTGTAAATTTTGAACCCTATCAAGCTGCATTTGAAAGGATACTAGGCAAGCAAGTAAACTACGTAAATGCCTATAATGCCAGCGAAGGTTTTTTTGGGTTTAGCGATACTGCCAGCACTAGAGAGTTGCTGCTACTGCCGGCTCATGGTATTTTCTTTGAATTTAGAGCAGTTAGCAATCCCAATATTATAGTTCCATTAGAAGGCGTTGAAAAAGAAACAGTATACGAACTTGTAATTTCAACCAATAGCGGCTTATGGCGCTATGCTTTGGGCGATACCATTTCATTCACATCGCTACAACCGTATAGGTTTGTTATTGAAGGAAGAACTAAACAATACATAAATATTGCCGGAGAAGAACTAATGGTACACAATGCCGAAACTGCCCTTGCCACCGTATGTAAAATGCTAGATTGTCAGGTACATGAATTTTCGGCTGCACCATTGTTTTTTGAAGATGGAACCGCCTGCCACCAATGGCTGATTGAATTTGAAAAACTTTCAGTTTCTATCGAAACCTTCGAAAGCCTGTTAGATTCTGAGCTGCAAAAAATAAACTCCGATTATCATGCAAAACGGAATGGCAATTTCGTGTTAAAACCCTTGCAAACCATATTGTTGCCACAAGGTTTTTTTAGAAATTGGCTAAACAAAAAGAAGAAGCTTGGTGCCCAATTTAAAGTACCCCGCCTAAGCAATAGTAGGCAATATGCCAACGATATACTGCAATTTAACCAAACGCATAATTAAACCGCGCTCGAAATTGGGCATACGCTAATTAAAAAATTTATATAGCGTTTCTGCAATTTTTTTAATATGCTGCACCTCTAAAGAATAGTAAATTTCTTTTCCTTCTCTATCGGCAATTACCAACCTAGCATCGCGTAAAATACGCAATTGTTGCGATGTAATGGATTGATCTAAGTGCAAAGTGCTGTAAATTGAATTTACATTCACCCGTTGGTTTTGGCTGATGTAATTCAAAATTTTCAATCTTAAAGGATGTGAAATTGCTCTTAAAATAGCAGTTGCTTTTTCGATATCAACTTCAAAACCCAAATCTACTTTTGAATCATTGTGTGCCATACGATACTCTTTTACCTGTATTTACAAGTAAAGAAACACACAATTTTTCCATACTTTAAAATATGAAAAAATATATTTTATTTATTAAATTGTAAAGTATTAGTTTTTTGCAAGCTCAGCCGCCAATGCAGCTAATTCAGATACTTTTGCCTTATTTATCTTGTAATAAACAAATTTTCCGTCTCTTTCAGTTTCCACCACATTGGCTTTTCTAAGAATTGCCAAATGCTGCGATGTAACCGATTGCTCCAATCTAAGTTTTACATAAATTTCGGTAACGGTTATTTTCTCACTTTTTTCAATAAGTTCAAGAATATCTTTTCTCAATTTATGATTAACTGCACGCAAAGTGAGAACTGCCTTGCGGAGTATGTCATAACTTAATTTAATTGGTTCGGGTGAATTAGGGTCTGAAAGGATTAATACTTCTTTTGCCAATCTAGCACTCATAATTATATAAAATTTTACGGAGCAAATATATCCTTTAGATTCACAACAAAAAATACATTTTGAATATTTT contains the following coding sequences:
- the glpK gene encoding glycerol kinase GlpK — encoded protein: MSRQQFILALDQGTTSSRSILFDGAGNAVATSQKEFSQIFPQPGWVEHDPIEIWDSQIYTANEVIKKLGISPSQIAAIGITNQRETTIVWDKKTGQPIHNAIVWQDRRTAPFCEELKKKGHEKYIADNTGLVVDAYFSGSKLKWILDNVKNARKRAENGELLFGTVDTWLLWKLTGGITHATDYSNASRTMLFNIKKLQWDNKLLELFNIPRIMLPEVMDSSKFFGLTDSFLFEGKQIPVSGIAGDQQAALFGQACFNEGMAKNTYGTGCFLLMNTGAKFVKSKQGLITTIAWSLNGKVEYALEGSVFIAGAAIQWLRDGLKLIDSAPESEYHARSVDSNDGVVVVPAFAGLGAPYWDMYARGAIFGLTRGTTKSHLVRATLESLAYQTRDVLNAMEKDSGVKLKSLRVDGGASNNDFLMQFQSDVLGTPVDRPKITETTALGAAYLAGLAVGFFKKSEIAKQWQSSASFKPLLKPTEREAKYAVWQRAIKATMAMK
- a CDS encoding GH3 auxin-responsive promoter family protein is translated as MRKLALECQQNEFKHLIQEHKNTAYLKPFNLSGSYSNFAQKVPIATYETLKPFIQRTMLGEQNVLCSDPIWHFAKSSGTTDVSKFIPVSSAAMFKGHFLASRHLLASYFERFPNNRIFSGKHLVISGSVQAIAGNKKAICGDVSALLTKQIPAWIQKLRTPDLHTALLANWDEKLQAIAQQTFQQNVTGMSGVPSWSLELLKAIVHTAHKKNIADVWPHFELYIHGGVNFEPYQAAFERILGKQVNYVNAYNASEGFFGFSDTASTRELLLLPAHGIFFEFRAVSNPNIIVPLEGVEKETVYELVISTNSGLWRYALGDTISFTSLQPYRFVIEGRTKQYINIAGEELMVHNAETALATVCKMLDCQVHEFSAAPLFFEDGTACHQWLIEFEKLSVSIETFESLLDSELQKINSDYHAKRNGNFVLKPLQTILLPQGFFRNWLNKKKKLGAQFKVPRLSNSRQYANDILQFNQTHN
- a CDS encoding helix-turn-helix transcriptional regulator; protein product: MSARLAKEVLILSDPNSPEPIKLSYDILRKAVLTLRAVNHKLRKDILELIEKSEKITVTEIYVKLRLEQSVTSQHLAILRKANVVETERDGKFVYYKINKAKVSELAALAAELAKN
- the rnhA gene encoding ribonuclease HI; the encoded protein is MVEIYTDGAARGNPGPGGYGVILKYGKHEKELSQGFRLTTNNRMELMAVIEGLKALKVDGLTVHITSDSKYVVDSVEKGWVFGWEKKGFAQKKNPDLWRQFLLYYRKHKVKFHWIKGHNLHPFNERCDVLATTAAQSKNLLIDSYFENNRNEEV
- a CDS encoding YggS family pyridoxal phosphate-dependent enzyme, with the translated sequence MDEIIRNINNIQQRITAACKEYNRNPDSVKLLLATKTVSPDRIKIALQNGQTLIAENKVQELKEKFESLKNTPHTNHFIGHVQTNKIKDILKCNVACIQSVDRIELAEKLHQRLLQENKSIEILVQINTSNEPSKFGANPADATSLVRQIAAFNTLKIKGLMTIGLFSAESHKVRACFKLLKNIQQEITALNIPNVAMQELSMGMSNDLEIAIAEGATIIRVGTAIFGQRALPDSYYWNENK
- a CDS encoding helix-turn-helix transcriptional regulator; translated protein: MAHNDSKVDLGFEVDIEKATAILRAISHPLRLKILNYISQNQRVNVNSIYSTLHLDQSITSQQLRILRDARLVIADREGKEIYYSLEVQHIKKIAETLYKFFN